From the Garra rufa chromosome 23, GarRuf1.0, whole genome shotgun sequence genome, the window cacagaggtcagacatttcttgtagttggccaccaggtttgcacatatCTCAGTAGGGATTTTGTcctactcctctttgcagatcctctccaagtcattaaggttttgaggctgatgtttggaCAATTTGCAACTTAAGCttcctccaaagattttctatgggattaagatctAGAGAGGTCTGGCTAGGCCACTTTAGGACCTTAATGAGCTTCtttttgagccactcctttgttgcctcggccgtgtgttttgggtcatggTTATGCTGGAATACTCATTCACGACCCATTGTACATGGCCCTGTCtattgtccctttgatgcggtgcagttgtcctgtcattcccaaagcataatgtttccacctccatgcttgacggtggggatggtgttcttggggtcataggcagcattccttctcCTCTAAACACAGCAAGTTGagtttggtctcatctgaccacaacacttttacccagttctcctctgaatcattcagatgttcactggcaaatttcagatgggcctgtacatgtgctttcttgagaagggggaccttgcgggcgctgcattCTCATTATCATTGAAAATCCATGGGGTGAGATCTTGCATCGAGCTCCAGACCGAGTTGGATTGACAGTTATGTTGTGTtttttccatttgcgaataatcacaccaactgttgtcaccttctcaccaagctgcttggcgatgatcttgtagcccattccagccttgtgcaggtctacaatcttgtctctgACATCCCTGGACAGcactttggtcttggccatggtggagagtttggaatctggtTGATTGCTTTTGTGAACAGGTGTCtattatacaggtaacaaattgAGATTAGAAGCacttcctttaagagagtgctcctaatctcagtttgttacctgtataaaagacacatgggagccagaaatcttgctgactgataggggatcaaatacttatttcactcattaaaatgccaATCAATTGGATTTTTAGTTGTTATTCTCTCTCtcattgttcaaataaacctaccattgaaattatagactgatcatttctttgtcagtggatacaaaatcagcaggggatcagatatttttttttcctcactgtaaatGGCTGCATGTTAGCCAACGACCATATAGCAGTTGGCCCACTCCTTTTGGCGACCTGGAGCGCCATTTGTTTGTTCCTATAACATCTCTTAATGCAACGCTTGttcccttatctcagggaaccaaggttacataAGTAAGCTGAGTGTTTGAACTAATGGTAGAAAAGAGCTACAAAGTTTACCAAAGATGCTTGTGTAAGAATATTTGATAGGTACAGGATCTTAATTTGTTTTTGGCACAAGCACGTGATATATATTATGAAGTCCACAGCTTTGTGTAATGGCTTAGGTATCTGGCTCAAAGGAGCGACCCAAGTCCAGTTTTTGCTGCATTCGAGATGAGTTTGGATGTGAGAACATTTGAGTTGAAATGTCCCACTTCCAGCCTCAATGATTTCTAAACAATCACACGTCATGTTTACATGTTGTCCACATAATGTCGCCATGACACAACAACAAAAgaattttatgtttttgtgtcaattatagcaaaaacagaaaacaatcaACTGTTCGAAGTATAGTTTATGAATTAATAGGGTCCATATTTATCCTTTGCCATTATATGTTGTGACAACTTAAAATGGGCTTACTTTAATTCACCCATAATTAACATGGTACCATTAGTTTGATGGCTAACAGAGATTCTCTGTGGACAGTAGCACTGCTGATTTTTCCATGCTTGAGAATAAAACTCAAGAGAATAATCTAACTATATATTTGTCTGATGGCTGGTAAATTAATGAGATGGTTCTAGTTTGGAGAAGGTAGAGTATAATCCATGTGTTTCCTCTGTTTCTCTCTAAAGATTTTAATCAAAAGATTTTCGTTTGACTATTAGTTCAGTAAGATTAGATTATAAGAACATTATAAGAACATTCAAACATGTTTGTCCATAAACACACTGTGActgaaaatttaataataatttgaatattCTGTGTTATTAGATGCTTTTTTCTAACTTTTTTTAATCACAGGTGACACAAAATATCGGACAACAGGTATCATGAGCTCCATGCAGTCAAACTCCTCTGCAAATGCAACCTTTGTTCGTCCTGCAACATTTTTCATCAATGGTTTTTTTAATGTCCCACATGCAAAATATTACTATGTGTTCTTGTCTTTGGTGTATGTTGTGACTGTTTTAGGGAATTCTTTTATCATGTGTGTCATTTATTCAGCCCGCAGGCTTCACACAGCCAAATACATTGCTGTTTTTCATCTGGCCCTTTCTGATCTGTGTGGAAGCACAGCTTTGATTCCAAAAGTCATGGAAACATTTTTATTCGAGCATCAGGACATTTCATATGAAGCATGTTTGACATATATGTTTTTTGTATATCATTTCATGAACATGCAATCTTTGACACTAATTGTCTTGGCTTATGACAGACTGGTTGCTATTTGTCTTCCTCTACGGTATCATGCCATTGTAACCAAACCAGCCATGTTTATGATCATGGGGGTGATATGGATTTTTTCTGTGACATTTTTTTCTATACTTGTATGTTCTGTGAATAGACTTTCTTTTTGTGGATCTAATGTGCTCGATAGTTATTTTTGTGATTATGGCCCTATCTATAGAATAGCTTGTAATGATAATTCTGTAAATATTTTGTTGGGTAAAATTTGCTATAGTCTCCTGATTTTTGCACCACTGATATTGATCTTCATTTCATATTTCTGCATTTCTGTGGTTCTGTTTAAGATTCCCCATGGTATTGACCGGATCAAAGCCATAAAAACCTGCTCCTCACATCTCATGTTGGTGGCAATTTTTTATATACCAATTTTAAGCAATAATATTGCATCGATAATAACACCCTTGCATCCAAATGCTCGGATAATTAACAATTCCCTGACACAGACAATACCACCTATGCTGAATCCCATCATATACACTCTAAAGACAGAGGACGTCATGCAATCTATAAAAGAACTGTACAAACGACGCAAGGTGAACACAAccacagaaagaagagtgaaaaaCAGCAGgagcatttaaaaataataattagttctTATAGGCTGTGAGCAAGTTTGATTTTATTTGTAGTTGTAACAAAAATTGTGTTGTAAACAGGCCAAATATGTTTAAAATCTTTGGGCCAAAAATAGTAAAGCTGATTTGTGAttccttacttttttttttaaacaacaatttCAGTGAACTAgtcatttttgaatgcagtaTTCACctttctatttaattattgtaggtTAACAGTATATCTTTCGAATTACATTTGTTTTCATcataacatatatttttttaattatgattaGCTGAATAATTATTAACCTTTCCTGTTCCTATATGAATTGTCAATTGTGTATATGTATTATCTTTATTTTGTGCAGTCACTAATTCTTACCATTCTGTTTTAAATGTCACATAGGTGTTACATTATATGTGTCACAGACCAAATAAGCATGTGGTTCATTGAAGTAAATTCATTAAAAGTAGTCTATAAATGATACCTTCTTCATTTAACAAAATTAATGCAGTATACAAATATGATAAACAGCTACAGTATGAAATCCCTGCACACAATATTCAATACAATGCATTACAACTGCTTTTACATATAAATCATTAAATATCACAATGACAATTCTATGCACAACCTAATGGTTTTTGTGAAGAGATTATTAAAGAAAAATGCTAAAGGTTCTTCATGATAGACTAACAAGGTGTAATACACCTTTACTTTTCATCCTACTACATCCAGTGTCAATGTATATGTAGTTTTTGCTTTGGTCAGACTGACTTGGTCTTGATAAAAACGTCTCTTAAATATGATCATTGTTGATCAAATGATGATGTACCTGGTTACATCAGCTTGTAACGCATGATTTAAGCCAGGGGTcatcaaacttgatcctggagggccggagtcctgcagagtttagctccaacttgcctcaacacacctgcctagaagtttcaagtatacctatcaagaccttgataagctggttcaggtgtgtttgatcagggttggagctaaattctgtaggacaccggccctccaggactgagtgtggtgacccctgattTAAGCCAAGAAAGACACTCACACTCATCTAATGTGAATTAAGTGCTTTTCCATTTTATTCCAAATGGTTCTGAACAGAATCAGTCAGTACCAGCAACACTGTTTGGTAGGACTACAATATCAAACAGGCTGCAATGACCACATAAGTAGTAGAGGTTGTCTAATTTCAAAAAAGCAACCATTTCAAATAAGAAAGAAATTGCAGTAATTAGGCCTTACAAGGATTAACAGTCATTTTTATAATGAtaacttggtaacactttacaatacgtgtgcacacatgtgcattaatttatgtttaattaatgcactgataatcacaagttaatgaagaactaaacaatttattaatgattactacatcagcaactaatgaacattctatatgattcatagattaagtaataaataaattgttattaattaagtgtgtcataatgtattaattccctaataaccaattttattaactaatagtgtaaattcatgtgttaattagcaaaatgggttcaagtcatgcatttaaacttccagttgtctgctttaattaatcattagctataactatattacttaacaattagttaatatttttgtgccccagtaagtaaagtcataacataatgatatctttgcaaatcattagctaatgattaattaaagcagacaactggaagtttaaatgCATGGCTTCAACACATTAAGGCGCATAACTGACTAATTCTATATCATAACCACAATGacatattacttaacaattagctaatagttttgtgcctcaataagtaaagtcataacataatgatatctctgcaaatcattagctaatgagtaattaaagcagacaactggaagttgaagTACATAGCTTTGACCACTGTAGTAACTAACACATGAATTTGCACTATTAGttgataaaataagttattagggaattaatacattatggcacaattaactaataacaatgtattgattacttaatctatgaatcatatagaatgttcattagttgctgatgtagtaatcattaataaattgcttagttcttcattaacttgtgattatctgtgcattaattaaacatgaattaatgcttatttgtgcacacgtattgtaaagtgttaccgataacTTTTATTAAATGAGACTTCCTTAATGACGTAGTGCATGCAGCTGACAATTTTGACCTCCAGAGGGCACAGCTTTAAAAATGAGACACAACAGATATTCAAAACCAACACACATCCAAGCCAAATCACAATTTTGTATCTAATAATTGTGCAGCACTAAATCAACATACAGTACACTTATGTCACTGGTAGTTTCTATTTTGCTGGTTTAGACCCTACTCTAAGGTTTAGTTCCCCTAAAAGGCAACCCTTTGACCTATGGTGAAAAAGTGCCACAGAGTGGCACAAAGCGTGCCACATGGATATGGCTTCATGTGCATGAGGGATAGCATTGTTAACAGCTAGTGATAAAGGCCTTGCAGAAATCCTGATATGATCAATATTCATAATGAAGCCCTTATAAATATAGCTGAATATTGAAATAAAGTCGAAGGATTAGGGCATGCCTCAATTCTCAATTAGTTTTATTCATGAGTTTATTTCTTtactggttttattttatttgacttatTTAATTATGTTGAATatggcttttatttttatagtgttCCACAAAAGTTGTATTCAGTGTCAAATTATTTTCCTTCATCGCAATTGCACCCCCTGATGATGAACTTTTTTTTCTGTCTCATTTAGCTTCCTTTGGAAGAATGGGAGacaaaaatttgaaaaataattgctattatatgtttatttttttagaagGAGAATTTTAACTGctaagtatatatatttaaatacttgTATGGTTATGGGGACCTACTGTATGTGTATACCTCTATAATTTCTGGAGGATAACAGCTGTATAGTAATATATAGTTGTATACTGAGGGAAACAATTATTTGATCCCTGCTGATTTTTTTGTTTGCCcattgacaaagaaatgatcagtatAAAATTTCAATGGCGGGTTTATTTGAACAACGAGAGACAGAATAAGAAAAAACCcagaaaaatgtatttcaaaaaagttataaattgatttgcattttaatgagtaaaataagtatcacaaaacatgacttagtacttggtagcaaaaccctttttggcaattacaaaggtttcttgtagttggccaccaggtttgcatgCATCTTAGgatggattttgtcccactccttcttgcagatcctctccaagtcattaaggtttcgaagcTGACTGGAAACTCGAAcattcagctccctccacagattttctatgggattaaggtctggagactggctaagcCTCTCCAAAACAtaaatgtgcttcttcttgagccactgctTTGTTGCCTTAGTCctgtgtttagggtcattgtcatgctggaatacccatccacaagccattttcaatgccctcgctcagggaaggaggttctcacccaaggttCTCGCCTCATCCATCGTCCCTTTGGTGCAGTGAAGTTGGGGGTGTTTTAATTCCATAGAACATCTGTGGAGGAAgatgaaggttcgagttgccaaaaggtcagccttgaaaccttaatgactttggACTTTGGAGAGGatttgcaaagaggagtgggacaatgttcctcctgagatgtgtggaaacctggtggccaacaacaagaaacgtctgacctttGTGATTGCCAAtaaggttttgccaccaagtacaaagtcatgttttgcgaagggctCAGATACTTgcaaataatcacaccaactgttgtcaccctCTCAACAAGCGGCTTGGTGATGCCTTttagccttgtgtaggtctacaattcctgacatccttggacagatctttggtcttggccatggtggagagtatggaatctgattgattgttggcttctttaagagagtgctcctaatctcagttcgTGACCTGAATAAAAGATACccgggagccagaaatcttgctgattgataggggatacatacatatttcactcattaaaatgccagtaaatttataacttttttaaatgttattttcagattttttttgttgttattctgtctctcactcttccaaaaaaaaaaaaaaaaaccttccatCAGAATTATAGACTgaccatttctttgtcagtgggcaaacgtacaaaatcagcaagggatcaaataatttttcccccCTCATTGTAGTTACTTCTGTTGTAGTTACTTTTTCTTCAAATCTTTAGGGAGAAGGGGTGATCTATGAACTTAAGCCCCATGTGCAAGAGAATGATCTACTATATATTTGTCTGATAGCTAGCTAAAATAATGAGAAGGTAGCAACTTTGGAGAAGGTAGAGTATAAACCATTTGTTTCCTCTGTGCTGTTTTTCTGTGTAGTGACTACTTTATGTTCAGTATGTTTATATGTAAGAATTTTCTTTAATGCAATGTGATTGGAAATGAAATGATTACTTAAACATTCTTTGTTGAACAGATTTCAATAACAGCCTTTTTTAAATCATAGGTGGCACAAAAATTCAGACAACAGGACAGGCATCATGAGCTCCATGCAGTCAAACTCCTCTGCAAATGTGACCTTTGTTCGTCCTGCTACATTTTTCCTTAATGGCTTTTCCAATGTCCCACATGTGAAATACTACTATGTGTTTTTGTCTTTAGTGTATGTTGTGACTGTTTTAGGGAATTCATTTATCATGTTTATCATATATTTGGCCCACAGACTTCACACAGCCAAATACATTGGTGTTTTTCATCTGGCACTTTCTGACCTGTGTGGAAGTTCGGTTTTGATTCCAAATATAATTGACACATTTTTGTTTGGGCACCATGACATTTCATATGAAGTGTGCTTTGTAAGTATGTTTTTTATATATCATTTCATGAATCTGCAATCTTTGACTCTACTTGTCTTGGCTTATGACAGACTGGTTGCTATTTGTTTTCCTTTACAGTATCATGCCATTGTAACCAAACCAGCCATGTTTCTGATCATAGGGGTGATGTGGATTGTGTCTGCGACATATTTTTCTGTACATGTGGGTTTGCTGAAAAGACTCTCTATTTGTAGTTCTAATGTGGTTAATAGTTATTTTTGTGATTATGGTCCTGTTGCTAGACTAGCTTGTAATGATAACTCACTAAATTTAC encodes:
- the LOC141298932 gene encoding olfactory receptor 1M1-like; translation: MSSMQSNSSANATFVRPATFFINGFFNVPHAKYYYVFLSLVYVVTVLGNSFIMCVIYSARRLHTAKYIAVFHLALSDLCGSTALIPKVMETFLFEHQDISYEACLTYMFFVYHFMNMQSLTLIVLAYDRLVAICLPLRYHAIVTKPAMFMIMGVIWIFSVTFFSILVCSVNRLSFCGSNVLDSYFCDYGPIYRIACNDNSVNILLGKICYSLLIFAPLILIFISYFCISVVLFKIPHGIDRIKAIKTCSSHLMLVAIFYIPILSNNIASIITPLHPNARIINNSLTQTIPPMLNPIIYTLKTEDVMQSIKELYKRRKVNTTTERRVKNSRSI
- the LOC141299583 gene encoding olfactory receptor 5K16-like, with protein sequence MSSMQSNSSANVTFVRPATFFLNGFSNVPHVKYYYVFLSLVYVVTVLGNSFIMFIIYLAHRLHTAKYIGVFHLALSDLCGSSVLIPNIIDTFLFGHHDISYEVCFVSMFFIYHFMNLQSLTLLVLAYDRLVAICFPLQYHAIVTKPAMFLIIGVMWIVSATYFSVHVGLLKRLSICSSNVVNSYFCDYGPVARLACNDNSLNLLMGKICFAFLICLPPVLIIISYFCIALALLKIVHGVDRIKAIKTCTSHFMLVAVFYLPLLSNNFAAATTPIHPNARIINNSLTQIMPPMLNPIIYTLKTEEVMQSIKELYKRNKVNTTRERHMKFCVRN